The Treponema sp. OMZ 790 genome includes the window GACTAAAAGAACTTTTAGAAAAACTTCCACACAATTCTTTTCTTCTCGGTTTAGAAGCCGATGAAGAGTTGATGAGTCTTTCAACATCACAGATCGATAAAACTATTTTAGAAGATACTAGATTTTTGTATTTAAGAACAGAATCGATAAATCTTTTATTAAGCCGGCTTGAAAATTTTATTAAAGGAAAAAAAATCAGGCGTGTTATAAGGATAGATTTTTCAGGCGGAGCTGCTTTAAATCAAACCTTTTATTCTCAAGCCTTTGATTTTATTTCTCAATATATTTCGCAAACATGGATTAACCGATTAACCTTAATTCAATTCGGCAGAAATTATGCCCGCAATTTTTTTAAAAATTATTATTCTATTGTAAAGACAAATTCTCATTTCGGCTCTTTAATCGAAAAATCGGTTAGAAAACCTATTATTGTCGTAGGGTCGGGACCTTCTCTTGATTCCTCGATCGAGTTTATAAAAGAAAATCGGGATAGTTTTTTTGTACTTGCAGTCGATGCCTCACTTTCAGGACTCTATCCCGAAATAAGGCCTGATGCTGTTGTTTTGCTTGAATCCCAATATTGGATCCAAAAGGCCTTTATCGGTATTGCAGATTTAGGTATTCCCATTATTGCAGACCTTACGGCAAATCCTACTTTGCTTGCAAAGTTAAACGGTGATAAAGTCTTTTTCTTTACCGATTATGCGGCTCAAGATAGCCTTGCCGATTATTTTTTTTCAAGTCTACAAGAAAAAAATATCTTACCTTTAAGGCTTGAGGCTATGGGTTCAGTTGGGCTTGCTGCCTTAGCCATTGCCGAAAGGTTGGCTTCTGACGGCCTTCCTATTTTTCACACAGGTCTTGATTTTTCGTGGGGATGCGGCTTTAGTCATTCAAAGCTGAGTTATCAGGTTAAAAATTTGTTCTCGGATCTTTCTAAAATAAAAGGGCTGTATTCGGGAGAATCTTTGTTCCCTGAAAAACTCATTTGTGAAAAAGGAAAGGACGAGGCTTCTGTTTTTACTTCTCCAAACTTAAAAAATTATGCCGAACTTTATAAAAAGTTTTTTGCTTTTAAAGAAAATTTTTTTGATGTAGGACAATCAGGTTTGGAAATAAATTCAAAAAAAATAAACCTTAATGAGGCAAAAAAAATAATCGATGATTTTTATTCGAGTTATGAAAAATCTTTTTTTGTAAATAAAAATGATGATAAAATAAATTTTATTGCCTTTGATTATAAAAACAAAGAAAAAGAAATTAAATATTTTTTAACTTACGAAAAAGAAAAACTCCTTAAACTTAAAAATATTTTTACGGGGAAGCTGAATTCTTCCGATGAAGAAATAAAAGAACTTCTTTTGTCTATGCCATATCTATATCTTCATTTTCCTGATTATAATTCTTTGTCCGAAACAATCTTGGATAAGCATTTTTTATCCCGTGTACGAATTGAGATAGAATATTTTTTAAAGACACATCTGATAAATGAAAATTTTATCGGTTAAGTGAAAAACCTACAGCTTTATTGGAATTTATATCATATAAGTTTCTTGTAATGCGGCTATTCATTTCATAGGCCCATTGAATTTTTTCTTTTGCTTCGTTTATCCAATTATTATTTTTTCCTAGTTTAATTGAGTCCGTTAAATACTTAATGGCCAGATAAAGAGCTTGAGATATTTTGATTACTATTTCATCACCAAAACCTTCAGACAAAGGATGTGCACAAAGATAATCTCGTGACCAAAATATTTTATCCAATCCCATTTTATATAGAAAAAGTGATTTGTCCAAAACATGTTCCGGTTTTTTGTCTCTGTTAATAAATGTATATTTTCCATTTACTTTCATTTTTTCATATTCGTCGGATGCTGTTTTAGTTTCGGTTTTGGAGTTTGTTTTTATATTTGAATACAAATGGTTTAAAATCATCATGTATTTATCGTATTGAGATTTATTGTTTGTGTACATATCGGGATGATATTTTTTTACAAGATTATAATATTCTTTTTTTATTTCCTCTCTTGAAATATTTTGTGATATACTAATAAAATTTTTTATATCATCCTTGAAGCTATCCTGTGATGTCATACAGAATGATTATAATAGCAGTTCTGAAAATAGTCAATTGGAGATTTAAAAATCTTTGTCCACATTTTCCTCTTCTTGATAATATTTTGCTTGACTGCTCCAAAGCTCATAGTATTTTCCTCGTGTATCTGAAACCAATTCATCATGATTTCCGTATTGGACAAGATTACCTTCATCCATAACTGCGATTTGGTCACAGAATTTACATGAAGAAAGCCGGTGCGAAATATAGATGGCATTATTTTTTGAGGTTATAGTATCAAAATGAGAATAAATTTCAGCTTCCGAAATAGGGTCGAGGGCTGCCGTCGGTTCATCCAAGATAAAAATCTTTCCTCCGTGATAGATTGCACGTGCCATTGCAATTTTTTGAGCTTCGCCTCCTGAAGCCTCAATACCTTCTGTTTCAAAATTTTGATAAAGGTATGCTTCGCTTCCGTGCTTTTTATAAAAATCTTCCATACCTGTTTTTGAAAGGGAATCGGAAACTTTTTCTTTATCGTATGTGCTTGAGGCCGCTACATTTTCTCCTAATTTAAGTGATAATAATTTAAAATCCTGAAAGACTATCGAGAAAATATCTATGTACTCATCATAGTCATAGTCTTTTATGTTTACACCGTTTAAAAGTATTTCGCCCTCAGTCGGCTCGTAAAGTCTTACAAGTAATTTGATGAGGGTTGTTTTTCCTGAGCCGTTTTTACCTACCATCGCAAGTTTTTGGTTCGCATCTATTTTTAGGTTTATATTTTTAAGAGCATATTTATCTTGATCGGGGTATTTAAAACTTAAATTCTTTAATTCAAATATAAGGGGAGCATCTTTTTTTATTGAAAGATTCCCTGAGTATTTTTTTTCGTCTATATCGAGGAAGTTTAATAATTTTTGGCGGGATTTATCTGAAGGAACGAGGGTGGTTAATCCATCCGCCGCCTCCCTTATTTGAGCAGAAAAAAGGTTTATAGCTCCTATGAAAAAGAATACCTCGCTTAATTGAATGGAACCGTAAATAGCTTTTAAGCCTACAAATAAAAAAACTAAGATTAAAAGAGCCCCTTCAAGGAGTCTTAGTGCACCGATGGTACGCGAAAAAAACTTTGCCATAAAATCATGAGAACTTTTTTGCATTGCGAGATAGGTTTTTGTATACTTTTCGGCTAAGTCCTTATCGTATAATCTGATATCTTTTCCTGTTCTATAATCATAAATTAAATCCATATAGGTTTTTAGATAGCGGGAATTTTTTTTGACTTCACCCGAAATATGCACTCCGAATTTTTCATAGATATATTTTGATACATAAAAAGAAATTATGTTAAAGGCTATCAAGAGAATTAAAAATGACCAATTTATAAATGCTGCGGAAAGCCCCATGAAACCTTGGGAGTTAAAAAGATCTATAAAAAAATATAAGGCAGTACCTGCTCCTATAAAACCTCCTACACAGGTTCCCGTTTTTCTCATAAAATCACTATTAGAAAAAACTATAAAACGTTCAAATTGCTTAATTGCATTTAACTCGTTTTGAAATTCGTTTTGTTCCGTAAGTTCAAAATTTAATCTTAAAACTTTAAGAGCTTTTTCCATAGTATGCTTTTTAGAAAAACATTTTAAGTGGTACATAAATCGTTTTTCTAAAACTCCTGCAATTATCGACAAAAGCATAAATGAGGTTAAAAGAATAATAGTTGATTTTAAAACTTCATTTATTGATTTTTGGCTGATTAGTGATTCAATTATTATCTTGGATAAATATAGGAGACACAAGGGCCTTACGGCTTCTATAATATAAAAAAAGATATTACTCCACATTGAACCTCTTTCTATTTTTTCAAAATAAGAAAACATTCTAAAAAATCTTTTAAGCCTATTCATTTTCATCTCCTTTATTTTCTTTATAATACTTACTTTGAATATCATACATTCTTTTATATGTCTTGTTTTGCTTCATAAGCTCATTATGAGTCCCTTCTTCTATTATTTTTCCGTGTTCGAGCAAAATAATTCTGCCGCAAAATTTTGTAGATGCGAGCCGGTGCGAAATAAAAATAGAAGTT containing:
- a CDS encoding J domain-containing protein, producing the protein MTSQDSFKDDIKNFISISQNISREEIKKEYYNLVKKYHPDMYTNNKSQYDKYMMILNHLYSNIKTNSKTETKTASDEYEKMKVNGKYTFINRDKKPEHVLDKSLFLYKMGLDKIFWSRDYLCAHPLSEGFGDEIVIKISQALYLAIKYLTDSIKLGKNNNWINEAKEKIQWAYEMNSRITRNLYDINSNKAVGFSLNR
- a CDS encoding motility associated factor glycosyltransferase family protein — translated: MTTNNEKPELIPIDSGFSVLYQGKYLYSKRSPQKNILQLISSIVIQSETLVLCVSPVLGYGLKELLEKLPHNSFLLGLEADEELMSLSTSQIDKTILEDTRFLYLRTESINLLLSRLENFIKGKKIRRVIRIDFSGGAALNQTFYSQAFDFISQYISQTWINRLTLIQFGRNYARNFFKNYYSIVKTNSHFGSLIEKSVRKPIIVVGSGPSLDSSIEFIKENRDSFFVLAVDASLSGLYPEIRPDAVVLLESQYWIQKAFIGIADLGIPIIADLTANPTLLAKLNGDKVFFFTDYAAQDSLADYFFSSLQEKNILPLRLEAMGSVGLAALAIAERLASDGLPIFHTGLDFSWGCGFSHSKLSYQVKNLFSDLSKIKGLYSGESLFPEKLICEKGKDEASVFTSPNLKNYAELYKKFFAFKENFFDVGQSGLEINSKKINLNEAKKIIDDFYSSYEKSFFVNKNDDKINFIAFDYKNKEKEIKYFLTYEKEKLLKLKNIFTGKLNSSDEEIKELLLSMPYLYLHFPDYNSLSETILDKHFLSRVRIEIEYFLKTHLINENFIG
- a CDS encoding ABC transporter ATP-binding protein, translated to MNRLKRFFRMFSYFEKIERGSMWSNIFFYIIEAVRPLCLLYLSKIIIESLISQKSINEVLKSTIILLTSFMLLSIIAGVLEKRFMYHLKCFSKKHTMEKALKVLRLNFELTEQNEFQNELNAIKQFERFIVFSNSDFMRKTGTCVGGFIGAGTALYFFIDLFNSQGFMGLSAAFINWSFLILLIAFNIISFYVSKYIYEKFGVHISGEVKKNSRYLKTYMDLIYDYRTGKDIRLYDKDLAEKYTKTYLAMQKSSHDFMAKFFSRTIGALRLLEGALLILVFLFVGLKAIYGSIQLSEVFFFIGAINLFSAQIREAADGLTTLVPSDKSRQKLLNFLDIDEKKYSGNLSIKKDAPLIFELKNLSFKYPDQDKYALKNINLKIDANQKLAMVGKNGSGKTTLIKLLVRLYEPTEGEILLNGVNIKDYDYDEYIDIFSIVFQDFKLLSLKLGENVAASSTYDKEKVSDSLSKTGMEDFYKKHGSEAYLYQNFETEGIEASGGEAQKIAMARAIYHGGKIFILDEPTAALDPISEAEIYSHFDTITSKNNAIYISHRLSSCKFCDQIAVMDEGNLVQYGNHDELVSDTRGKYYELWSSQAKYYQEEENVDKDF